The nucleotide sequence GCTTTGAGGTGCGTACCACCATACTTGGTCATGTCCAGAGGGGAGGGTCACCGAGTGCTTTCGACAGACTCCTAGCTACCCGCTTGGGCGAATCAGCCGTAAAGAAGCTTGCTCAAGGGGTCAGCGGCATGATGGTTGGGTTGATAGGCAACAAAATAGAGACAACCAGCTTGGAGCAGGTAACTGAACGACATAAGGAGTTGGATATAACCTTCTATGATATAGCTGAGGTACTGGCAAAGTAAAGGAAAGTATATATAAAAAATTTTATTTATCATCAAAGATTAGTTAAGATAACTAATTTAAACAAAGGAAGGTTTTGAAAAAGGCCCAAAGACATTATTAAAGTCAGTGCCTCTAAAAAATTGTCTTGGCCAAAGTTCTGTGTTCTATGTTTAAAAGATTCTACGAAGGAGGACAGAATGGTTATTGGTCCTGGGAACATTTCAAATATTCCATACAGTACATGAAGGAAGTCCCAAGATTTAATTTCATAAAAGGATTATGGAATTTGAGGAAAAAGGGGAACTGATTATGACAAAGTTCCAAAAAAACATCAGATTGTTTTGAATATAAAGTGTGTATTAAAACTTTGATTTTTTTACAAGTTCTTTTAACTTCTTATATATTTCCTTTCTATGTCCTACAGAAATAACTATAATTATGAGTTTTTCCTCCTTAACTCGGTAAATAATTCTATAATCCGAAGTTCTTAAAGAATATAATCCAGCTAATTCATAAGACAGTGGTTTTCCTTTAAAAGGATTTGATAAGAGGGATTCTATTGAATTTTTGATAATTGATTTAATTGAAGGATCGAGTTTTTCTATTTTCTTTTTTGCTTCTTTAGTATAATTAATATTGTATTTTTTTACAGACTTCAATTTTCCTCACTCCCGAAAAACCTCTTCATGAGAGTAAAATTTTCCTGCTTTTTCATCTTCTAACCCTCTTTTGATACTTTCCATTAATTCCATATCACTTAATATTTCTAAGGTTTCAATAAGACTTTCATATTCCTCAATACCAATTAAAACTCCTATTATTTTCCCTCTATGGGTAATAGCAAAGGATTCATGAAAATCCTTAATTCTCCTAAGTAATTTAGAAAAATATGCTTTTGCCTTGCTTGTGGGAATTGTTTCTAGTAAGTTAGCCATTTTCTCCTCCTTACTGGTCTATATTTAGACCAATTTCTTAGTCAAATAAATATTATATTATTTGTACTCTTCTGTCAAGTACAAATTTATATTTAAATAAAGATATTGTAACCTACATTATGCAAATGTTTCAATCCCTTTTTAGTCAGGTCGAGTATTTCTACTTGTTATCCATTTCAATAATTTCTAAAAATCTTTTGACAAAGTTTTACTAAGAATATATAATTAACAAAAATGTTAATTATATATATTTAATATGAAGTACTTAAAACTTAGAAGACTAAAGAAAAAAT is from Actinomycetota bacterium and encodes:
- a CDS encoding type II toxin-antitoxin system RelE/ParE family toxin encodes the protein MKSVKKYNINYTKEAKKKIEKLDPSIKSIIKNSIESLLSNPFKGKPLSYELAGLYSLRTSDYRIIYRVKEEKLIIIVISVGHRKEIYKKLKELVKKSKF
- a CDS encoding type II toxin-antitoxin system Phd/YefM family antitoxin → MANLLETIPTSKAKAYFSKLLRRIKDFHESFAITHRGKIIGVLIGIEEYESLIETLEILSDMELMESIKRGLEDEKAGKFYSHEEVFRE